DNA from Ancylothrix sp. D3o:
ATTCTGTAAGCGCATAAATTAATTGCTGCGGTTCGCCAACTTGATTAATAGCAGTTACTAAGCGAGTTTGCAGAATGCTGTGTTTTCCTTGGGGCATTGGTTTTTGGTAAATTTGGCCGGCAATGTACTCAGAGGCAGGTTTGGTTTCCGGCAATTGCAAAAACTCTGCTAAAGACATCTGTAATTGAGTAATTGATGACATCATTATGCGATACCTATGATTAAGTTAAATACAAACACTCAAATAATTTATTAACCGAAAAGTGCCAATCACCTAACACCTCTAAAACAGTTAAAATTTCCTCATCTGATTTTACCGAAGGAGTGCGATTAGGTTCAAAAATTGTCACGGATTCATCATCAGGATCGACAAACCAACCTAGTTTTGTACCATTATTTAAACAAAAAGTAATTTTCTTAATCACCCGACTAGCAGATTGTTCGGGAGAAAGTATTTCAATTGTCCAATCTGGGGCAATTTCAAAGCGATTAGCAATTCTACCGTTAGCTAAACGAGGAATGCGCGACCATTCAAAAACCGTAATGTCTGGAACAACCGAACCATCGCCAAAAGAACAACGCAATTCTGTAAAAGCACAAGCTAACTTTTGAGGTCTTCCAATTTGATTTATAGCAGTTGCTAAATCAGTTTGAATTATACTGTGTTCTCCCTGTGGCATAGGTTTTTGATAAATTTCTCCGTTGATGTACTCTCTAGCAGGTTTAGTTTCTGGCAATTGCAAAAAATCTTGTAATGAAACTTTTTCAGACACTTTAATTATCATATTTTTTCCTGAAATAATCCTAAAGAGCAAATAATTTGAGGTTCTCGTTTTTCTGCTTCTTCACTAACAATACACAAGCGGTTATCCATTCGTAAAGCTACTACTAATTCTGCCAACTGTTGATTACTAATACCGCTTCTCAATTGACGATTTAATGTATCAATTGCCGATTGTCTTAAGGGATAACGGTAAATTTCATCAATCGCCTTTAGCAGTTCTTCTGTTACAAAGAGAGTTCCCTTCATTTCTTGAGTATAACTCTTGAGTCGCTCATAAGTGCGGAATCTTGCCCCAGAAGGCCGGCCCAACTGACCGCCGGCATTTTTCTCATCTTCTGCTATCAACTCGGCGCCCTTTTTAACTAATTCGTGGTGCTGTTCATCTCTAGGAATCGCCGGAGTAGATTCTTCACAAGCCGCCGTCCGCAGAATAGCTAATTGAGATTGCGTAACACTATTACCATTGCGATCAACCCAAATTAACGAA
Protein-coding regions in this window:
- a CDS encoding Uma2 family endonuclease, with product MIIKVSEKVSLQDFLQLPETKPAREYINGEIYQKPMPQGEHSIIQTDLATAINQIGRPQKLACAFTELRCSFGDGSVVPDITVFEWSRIPRLANGRIANRFEIAPDWTIEILSPEQSASRVIKKITFCLNNGTKLGWFVDPDDESVTIFEPNRTPSVKSDEEILTVLEVLGDWHFSVNKLFECLYLT